One Aegilops tauschii subsp. strangulata cultivar AL8/78 chromosome 7, Aet v6.0, whole genome shotgun sequence genomic window carries:
- the LOC109758958 gene encoding uncharacterized protein, which translates to MDFSGAVQWWDEWQLRVLVLGSLFVQCMLFFSSYVRRRALSSLPKLFIWLAYLGGDALAIYALATLFNRHRQKEQLAAGLEVLWAPVLLIHLGGQHMMTAYSIEDNELWTRHGITAVSQVVVAIYVFCKSWSGSGGEKRLLQSGILLFVVGIIRSIQKPLALKTASINTMIATYSTSTRKKQSISLCWKAMCGCSWDWYFTRSKTREETQEKDIPLEEFVQEAIKNLPELATDQKQAENLAWDQSLKVNAYRSLVDISAPYSSRIKSLKLSMALDYQHANSLSAAMLNEMFFLLYTKLPTIFSSYICFSLVCLPFLTLASVILFSTNHIYHDYNTTDVKVTYILFWCTALLDFISVFLGPSIVLIGSTKKVPQYNLLSFCARKKRPTVLMKLATLVFCKDYVNVHCYIEHAAKPSLLQVTELVHGYVRDGWKGYIHDDASYRRFNSRRGQWALRHQHHLGWSLKMPFDRSILLWHIATDLCFHHQGTTAHGQECATRSRVISNYMAYLLSLHPEMLMPGSRIGTFTVACEDVLLVLGGKYALDTERGLAHGILFWVQQFSLLDDARAMASLVPKACKLAKGLMDLREVERWEVVQAVWVEMLCYSAGRCRGYLHAKNMSEVMELLTHVWFLLSFMGMETFADRFQKPEPSENMEEEEEEEEDGESRVPENKINIFV; encoded by the coding sequence ATGGATTTCTCAGGCGCCGTGCAATGGTGGGATGAGTGGCAACTGCGTGTACTGGTGCTGGGCAGCCTCTTCGTCCAGTGCATGCTCTTCTTCTCCTCCTATGTGCGTAGGCGTGCCCTCTCATCTCTGCCCAAGCTCTTCATCTGGCTCGCCTACCTAGGCGGGGATGCTCTGGCGATATACGCCCTGGCCACCCTCTTCAACCGCCACAGGCAGAAGGAGCAGCTCGCCGCCGGCCTGGAGGTGCTATGGGCGCCTGTCCTCCTCATCCACCTCGGAGGCCAGCACATGATGACCGCCTATAGCATCGAAGACAACGAGCTGTGGACGCGGCACGGCATCACCGCGGTGTCCCAGGTCGTGGTCGCCATCTACGTCTTCTGCAAGTCCTGGTCTGGCTCTGGCGGCGAAAAGAGGTTACTGCAGTCCGGGATCTTACTGTTCGTCGTCGGGATAATCAGATCCATCCAGAAGCCATTAGCTCTGAAGACTGCCAGTATCAATACCATGATCGCCACTTACTCTACATCCACGAGAAAGAAACAGAGCATCTCATTGTGTTGGAAAGCAATGTGCGGTTGCTCATGGGATTGGTACTTTACTAGAAGCAAAACTAGAGAAGAAACCCAAGAGAAGGACATCCCGCTTGAAGAATTCGTGCAAGAAGCAATCAAGAATCTGCCAGAGCTGGCCACTGATCAAAAGCAAGCTGAAAACCTCGCATGGGATCAGTCATTGAAGGTAAATGCCTACAGGTCACTAGTAGACATATCAGCTCCATACTCTAGTCGGATCAAAAGCCTAAAACTTTCAATGGCCCTTGATTACCAACATGCAAATAGTTTGTCGGCAGCCATGCTTAATGAGATGTTTTTCCTCCTCTACACAAAACTACCTACCATATTCAGTAGCTATATCTGCTTTTCGCTTGTTTGCCTTCCGTTCCTAACCTTAGCTTCTGTTATCCTCTTCTCCACAAACCACATATATCATGACTACAACACAACAGATGTCAAGGTAACCTACATCTTGTTTTGGTGTACTGCACTGTTGGATTTCATATCGGTCTTCCTCGGTCCTTCCATCGTGCTCATAGGATCAACAAAAAAGGTTCCCCAATATAACCTCTTGTCGTTCTGTGCTCGTAAGAAGCGGCCCACTGTTTTGATGAAGCTTGCCACACTTGTCTTCTGCAAAGACTATGTCAATGTGCATTGCTATATAGAGCACGCAGCAAAACCATCCTTACTCCAAGTTACAGAGTTGGTTCATGGATATGTCAGGGATGGTTGGAAAGGATATATCCATGACGATGCCAGCTATAGGAGATTCAATAGCCGGAGAGGCCAGTGGGCTCTAAGGCATCAGCATCATCTCGGGTGGAGCTTGAAGATGCCGTTTGATAGAAGCATCCTTCTCTGGCACATCGCCACAGACCTCTGCTTTCACCACCAAGGCACAACCGCTCACGGCCAAGAGTGCGCCACTAGAAGCAGAGTGATATCCAACTACATGGCTTACCTGCTCTCCCTCCATCCAGAGATGCTTATGCCCGGGTCGAGGATCGGTACCTTCACCGTCGCCTGTGAAGATGTCCTGTTAGTGCTAGGCGGCAAGTATGCGCTGGACACTGAAAGAGGACTTGCGCATGGTATTCTTTTCTGGGTGCAACAATTTTCCTTGTTAGACGACGCCAGGGCAATGGCATCTCTGGTTCCCAAGGCATGCAAGCTTGCTAAAGGGTTGATGGATCTGCGGGAAGTGGAGAGGTGGGAGGTGGTCCAGGCGGTATGGGTGGAGATGCTATGCTACTCTGCTGGTAGGTGCAGGGGGTACTTGCACGCCAAGAACATGAGTGAAGTTATGGAACTACTCACTCATGTTTGGTTCCTCTTGTCATTCATGGGGATGGAGACGTTCGCTGATAGGTTTCAGAAACCGGAACCTTCCGAAaacatggaagaagaagaagaagaagaagaagatggtgaaAGTAGAGTCCCGGAGAACAAGATTAATATCTTTGTCTAA